DNA from Macadamia integrifolia cultivar HAES 741 chromosome 12, SCU_Mint_v3, whole genome shotgun sequence:
GGTTACAATTACATTGCATGCCCTTATCCAGGATTTTTGACAGGGTGAGGAATGAACATATCGGGACAAGGTGTGGGTCCATAACCTAAACAAAGGTAAGCGAGCTATGTTACACAGGTAGGGGTATTGGGTTCAAGTACGCTGTGTCAAGGAAATGATCAACCTGACTCCCAAAACATAGGATATGGGGTGTGTCTCCAAAAATGGGCATGGGCACTGGCTAAAATGTGTTTAGGGGGTGGTTtaatcttcttgttcttcttaaCAGACATGTCTGATTGTCTGACTGCTGGGATCAGACATGTATTCCATACCCACAAGGCCATACCCTTGTCCTCTTGTACATGGGAACTCACAATGATACATGACATGTCTGGGTAATAAGATGATTTATTGGTTTAATTAttactatcatattattattaactGGTTGGTGGCTCATTATAAGATTAGTGGTACATAGACAGTGACCTACTTGGCCTTGAGATATATCTCAGTGAACTATTACATATTTTGAGGGACCATTTTTTGTTGAACTTGGCGAATATCAGTATGTCAGGGTGAATGacttctgttcttttgtttgaACAGAAGTTGAGTGAAATCCCTTGAGTGGTACTTAAGCTCTGCTTTTTTGGGGAGCTGGGTTTTGGGGTGTGGGAGGTTTGTCAGTGCTTTGAGCCTTGATAAGATAATACAAATGCCATCAGTTAACTGTCATATATCTGGATGGTATCTCATGTTGATCATGGAATCAGCAGGTCACCTTGTTATCTAACTCTTTGATTTTCTGATGTGAACATTGTCAATTTCAGGTAATGGACCATGTTATGGAGATGGTCTGGTGATAGGAGATAACCTTACATCTTAAGATTAAGtggttattttcatttttgcagTTGCTTGGGTTGTATGTTGTAATTTTCTCACTTTAAAATTGGTTGGGGTAAATACCATGGAGAAAAAGAACTGGATGTAAATAATTTGATTTTACCTAACATATAAATTAATCATATCTATGTTTCAATATAAATTCTGTATACCTCGTAGTCCCTGGATTGCTAAGTGCCTCCTTGGTTCACTAGTTTGATTATTAGTgcatgggttttgggtttgtccTGAGAACAAAATTTTGGTCGTAGAGCTTAGCTGATTATTCAGTCTTTTGGGTCATATTCTGCTTAGCCTGTGCCTGGGATTCAAATTGGATAAGCCCAGATTTGGCCTAGCTAAGCAAATTAGCCGATTAATGTATACACAGAGTAGCGACGGTAGTCATCATTCATCAAACGTTTTTGAATTATTAGAGCTTGGCTAAGAAAATTGTATTTTGAAACCATTCCACTATATTCAGGTTTGAATCTTCTACGAATGTTTAGATCTCAAGTCTCTTCCTACCATTTAGACCTATAATTTTTGCAATCTCCTTGCCTTTGGAGTCTAAAAAGTGAGGCCATATAACTCTTCACTAATGCCTGTCATTGGTCTTCCTGGCAAATGgtttctcttatcttcttcgtTTCCTGGAATAcattaatttctaattttatctTATTCTCTTGCCACTCTTCTTCCATTGCAACATATATTTCTTGGTCATGACTTTGATTTCTGTCATTTCAATTGATGTCTTATGGTATTCTTTAAGTTCTGTTAAGAAATATCCTTAACCTGATTGGTATTGAGTCTAGTGACAGTCATTCAATACTCGGTAGAATTCATCCACTCCATTACAGTGCTTCAATTCTATTGCAACACCTTGTTCATCTCCTTATTGCTATTAGGACCATGATTGTGAACGTGGTAATGCCCAGGGTTTTCTTCTTTGTCCCAACTCTCAACTAAAATCCTTATTTTTCGTGTAGAGTAGCCATCAATGAATAAACATAATCATGGAAAATCCAATTTAGAAATAATTAGTGAAACATTGTGCGCTGGAAGATTGACTTTGTGGTGCAAACAATAGACCCTTCCATTAACAACAACTgcttagcgtagttggtgagctgtggtgcgcaaaaagcccatgctcaccaggaggtctccaGTTCGAGCCTCCTGGCTGTTGTCTACTACCcatccctacctatcaaaaaaaaaaaaagatatataccCTTCCATTGACTTAAAGCTTAGAGGCTGGCATATTTTCTTCTAAGGATTCATGTGATTTGCTAATCTAAGCTTTCGAGGAAATGATACAGGTTTGCTTGCTGGTCTTGTTAAAGCATCCTGGTGCCTCAGTGACCTGGCCTTTTTTTAGGCCAGGAGAGAAGTCAACAAGCTGCTATTGTACTGTGCCCTAACATTAATGTATCTTCCTTGCCACGTGCTGTTTCTGGAGGGCTTGGCGCACCCCAGGGCTTGTGCTCTCTTGGTTAAAATTTACCCTCATCGAGGCAGCACAGCAATTTATAAGCAAGAATTCTAGAGCTATGTGTGTGATAGGACCTATCTAGGGCCATAATTGGGTTTAGCAATCACTTCTTTTCTCCCTGGAGATGTCCTTGATCTTATAATCATCATCTTCACTATTATTTTGTTGTGTTCCTTTCATCTTCTGAATCTTCCAGAGGTATCATAATTGTTGATGTCATTGTTGGATATAGCATAGTTTTCAGTAATACTATAAATTGTTTCCATCACAAATACTTAAAACAATTGtggaaataaatgaaattttaatgTGCATAAAAGCAGTATTTGTAAGCTAAATTGTAGACTAAGTGACAAGCTCACTccattttctgaattttggcCTTTTCCGACTGTTGGGCATACATCAGGCACACACTAACAGTTCGACTCAATAGACTAGCCTATCATTTGTGTCTTGTTTTCCTTTAGTATTTGCATCAAGCATATAAGGCTAAATTGACATCCATATTGAATGCAGTGAAACCACATCATATGGCAAGCATTTCTTCTTCAGATTTAGCCACACTACACTTATTTGAATTAATCAACTAATTTTATCCTTCACTTAGTGGACAAGCTTGATAAGAACTGAAGCCTATGCAAATAAGAGTTGAAACTCACCTCAACTGATCCTTAGCCCAACTAAATTGGGTTGGCCACACAAATCCTGTTTTGCCATTTATCTCACTGCTACATCTGGAGTTAATGTTCCATGCTTAGATCTTTCAAATGTGTAGGAACAGAGTTTAGGAATTTGGAAGAGTGAACCAAGAATGTGCAGACCATTGTTATGATTTAAAATACATGCAGATGATTTGCTTATCTGCTGCTGAGCTGATATCAGCCAAATATTGATAACATTTGATTCGTATGAGTATTTTCTGTAGAGATTAATGCATACAGAAAGAATGTATTAGAAATTACTGACGTGTCTTTAAAAACTaaacaatgaaaaagaatggaaagaaatgcACTTGAAGTTACATGGAGACCTCTTTTGAAAAACTAAGTGTTCTTACATGTTTTGCCTGTTAAAATTTTGCATATCCTGTACAGGATTTTCCTATGAGTATGTTGATTCCCTTAGGAAGGGTTTGGTGTCTGAAAAATATAAACCTCCCAAATACTATGCATCAAAGTTAGCATAAGGGTTTAATTCTCCCTTGCAGACTTAATTTGAATTGTGTGTTTGAAATATGTCAGACATTTTGATGCTACTTCCAATCTCCTCATAAATTTTCATGTTCCTGGATTTTCTGATATTGTTGTCAAATTTTCACTGTTAAAGCCTCCTGTATTGTCATTCTtgacttcccccccccccctctggtAAGCTTTAGATGATAATTCTTATACTTGCAGCTGTCTCAAAATCTTTTGTTGTAGTGACTGGTTAATAAAATGTTGAAACTGCATCGGCAATTATTATTGCTTCTTATCTGTTTAGCAAATTCTATGTTATTCTATCTGCAAATAAGTTGTGATCAATTCGCAGGTCTCTAGGACATTTGGAGAGGGGAAGATTTCTTTGGAAGAATACGTCTCCGCTTTAAAGGCTACAGTTGGCATGAACAACCTCGTCGAAGCTGTAGGAATTGGTAAAGGGAAGCAAGACCTGACTGGCATCGTGATGGAGCCATTAAAGTCCAATCAAGCTACTTCTGTTCGTCCTGAAATACCAATCGGCAAGGCATGCTCATCTCTTACATCTGGGGACATCATTAAGTTTCTAACAGGAGACTTCCGGTTAAGCAAAGCCCGGTCAAATGATCTCTTTTGGGAAGCTGTTTGGCCCCGTTTACTAGCAAGAGGGTGGCACTCTGAGCAGCCTAAGAATCATGGTTGTGCTGGTTCCAAGCATGCTCTGGTGTTCCTTATACCTGGTGTTAAGAAGTTCTCAAGAAGGAGACTTGTGAAAGGAAACCACTACTTTGATTCTGTTAGTGATGTCTTGAACAAAGTTGCATCAGACCCAAAGCTTCTGGAGCTTGAGGTTGAAGCGGTTAAAAATGGAGTCCAGGAAGAACATAAGTGGGAATCAGAGCAGAAAGTGGATCAAGATGGATTCTGTGATCGTCAACGTCATTGTTATCTTCGACCACGCCTTTCAAATTGCAAGTTGGAACTCATGAAGTTCACCGTTGTGGATACCAGTTTGGCTCATGGAGCAGAACCATCAAAGGTGAGAGAACTAAGAAGTATACCTGTGGACACTACTGATACTTCTGTCCAAACTAACATTTCAAGAGATCCTGAAAGGGATAGCTCTGAGGAGAATGTGGATGACCCAGACATGGTTCATGATGAGCCGGCTCATGATCATGGTGATGGCAATACTTCCAGCCCCCCAAGGGTCATTTTTAACAGGGAGTCTCATTTTGAATCACCAAATTGCACTGAGCATGAGATGCCAACGAACGGTCAAGATCCCTCTAATAGACCATCAGACAATCATGAGAATTCATGCCAGAATATTGAGAAGCAACCAAGGAAGACAAATTGCCAACTCAGCTGGATCCCTAATGGTCCAGTTCCTTCCAATGGACTATTGGACAATCATGAGAATTCATATGCCAATATTGAGAAGCAACAGAGGAAGACAAAGTGCCAATTTGGCCAGAGGGTCAAATCCAGCCAGTCAAACCATGCCCCTGTCACAAAAAGACGGAGGTTAACTGCTTGTAATCATTCAGAAACAAGCCACAGCAGGAACATTTTTTCTGTGGCTCCTGTCGGAAAACAAGAGGAGCCTTCTTTCCAGTTAGATTCACCTGATGCAAGTGAGACCATGGTTTCTCAAGGGGTTCAGTCTTTGGATAAGGTATCTTCTACAAATTCCTTTGCTAAAGGCCGTCCAGATGAGTGCAGTGAAGGGATTCTCAGTGGGAATGGTTTTGGTGGACTACCTAATGAGAAACCTCAACCACGGACTTTGATTGACCTTAATCTACCCCATGTTCCACCAGATTTTGAAACTGATGAACCCTTTATCATGGAGGAGGTAGACAGCCAGGACGACCCCAGTGCAAAGAGGACATTATTACCATCTGAAACTAGCCAACAGCCAGAGGATTCTGAGCATATGAGAACCAATACTGCCGAGCAGCTGCCTACTGTAAATTCCAGGAGGCAGAGCACGAGAAACCGGCCATTGACAACAAAAGCATTGGAGGCTCTTGCTTCTGGGTTCCTTAACACAAAGCGAAGGAAGAGGGGTGCAGAAACTCTTTCAAGGCCTTCCAGGCGAGCCCGTGGAAGGGTAGGAGTTACTGGAAATTGGGGTGTCGGAGCTGGAGTTGTGGATTCCAAGGTTGTGGAGATGATGGTTGATTATGAGTGTAGTAGTAATACAGTTGGTAAGCCTCAGGTTGGGTCTGAAAAGAAAGGGGCTCATGAGCTATTAGGGATGACTAATCCTACAAATCATCCTGAAGTTTTGACGTGTAAAGATGATTGATGTGGTTAGATGGTGATATCATTTGCTTGTTGCAGAtgcaagaaaatttgaaaagagTGATCCCCCTGTTGGCCTGCCCAAGAACTTGCTTCACTGTATTTAACCGTAATCTGGGGAGATCACAGTATTTTTTGTTTGCATTCATCCCATTATATACAAGGAGAAGAACCGCGTTGCCTTCCAACTGGCTACTGTGCATCTGGCAGGTGAAATCACTGgaacttacaaaaaaaaaaaaaaaaaaaaaaaNNNNNNNNNNNNNNNNNNNNTGCCTCAGCACAGGTTAGTTACATCAGACGGACCAAACGGTAGCTCTTgtgaaaatgagaaagaaatgaaggtGACTTCAGAGGGAGTAAGTTTTTTCAGAAAAGAACATTTTTCAGGTTGAACACTTTCCTTTCTCATATGATCAATATGCATTGCTGCAAACGGGTTTTTATTGGGAAAGCTGGCACTCTTATCTCAATTGAGATGAGAAATACTGTTACTTTGATGGTCACATTCTGATTGT
Protein-coding regions in this window:
- the LOC122057036 gene encoding uncharacterized protein LOC122057036, which translates into the protein MEMNSAELNNELEGIEETPVDRSLEPASSEISGIFGDPQVFPRIGDQYQVEIPPLIKESDRLQVIKEPSDAEDMVDVSHSFLVGLPIPIMWVHDKVNKVKRESLECLSDPDDATDRNGLVESESNKEYHMISNNGDLKRESLDFVRKYGKGLESSASLEFEVVSRQIDVLSMVQEKKSDLDQRHGGRTYCPVPGFLGGSWSDIEKESFILGLYIFGKNLIQVKRFMESKEMGDIQSFYYGEFYRSDAHRKWSECRKIRSRRCIHGQKIFTAWRQQELLSRLLPCVSEDCQNTLLEVSRTFGEGKISLEEYVSALKATVGMNNLVEAVGIGKGKQDLTGIVMEPLKSNQATSVRPEIPIGKACSSLTSGDIIKFLTGDFRLSKARSNDLFWEAVWPRLLARGWHSEQPKNHGCAGSKHALVFLIPGVKKFSRRRLVKGNHYFDSVSDVLNKVASDPKLLELEVEAVKNGVQEEHKWESEQKVDQDGFCDRQRHCYLRPRLSNCKLELMKFTVVDTSLAHGAEPSKVRELRSIPVDTTDTSVQTNISRDPERDSSEENVDDPDMVHDEPAHDHGDGNTSSPPRVIFNRESHFESPNCTEHEMPTNGQDPSNRPSDNHENSCQNIEKQPRKTNCQLSWIPNGPVPSNGLLDNHENSYANIEKQQRKTKCQFGQRVKSSQSNHAPVTKRRRLTACNHSETSHSRNIFSVAPVGKQEEPSFQLDSPDASETMVSQGVQSLDKVSSTNSFAKGRPDECSEGILSGNGFGGLPNEKPQPRTLIDLNLPHVPPDFETDEPFIMEEVDSQDDPSAKRTLLPSETSQQPEDSEHMRTNTAEQLPTVNSRRQSTRNRPLTTKALEALASGFLNTKRRKRGAETLSRPSRRARGRVGVTGNWGVGAGVVDSKVVEMMVDYECSSNTVGKPQVGSEKKGAHELLGMTNPTNHPEVLTCKDD